The genome window GAAGACTTCCTCGTGGCTTTTGAGGAAGTCCTTTACTGTATCCCTAAGGTGCCAGAAGGAGGGAAATGAGAAAGGAGTGTCAGATTTTGGTGTAGAGTCCGTGGACGTCATTCTTTAGCACCTCTACCCATTCCTTTGTGGCTCTCATGAGGTATGCTCTGCGGTAGTTGTTGAAGTGGAAGTCCACAACCTCATAGATCTCTGGGTACTTGGCCTCCAGAATCCTGAAACGTTCAGTGTGGTTTCTTGGGAGTTTTCCGGTATCCCTGAGGATGATGTAGTCGCAAATTGCCACGAGGGCCTTGAAGTAAAGGTTTAAAGCCGAGTTATAGTGGCCTTTGTTGAACAAGTGGTCCGCATCCTCAAGGTATTCTTTGGCGTTGGCCTTGAGTTCATGAAGGCTAACCATCCGATTCCCCGTTGTCATGATAACCAATAGCATATATATAAAGCTTTTTGTTATCATGATAACAATTTCCGATGTTTCCGTGTTTTTTATTATCATGATAACCTAGATAGGCAAAACATATCACAGGAGAAAACTCTGGAAGACGTCACGGAGAGGGAGTACAGGGAAATTCTAAGGAAGGCGGGGGTTTAACTCTTCTCTCCTTTTGTTAATAGTTTAAAAGTCATCCAAACCCCTAAAAACCCTGGCGATTATATCCATCCGGTGAAGAATATGTCCTGGAAAGAAAAACTCGGCCTGGTTCATATCTACACCGGCAACGGGAAGGGAAAGACGACGGCCGCCCTCGGCCTCGCGGTCAGGATGCTCGGCTCCGGTGGGAGGGTGATAGTCCTCCAGTTCATGAAGGCCCCGGATGTGTACGGCGAGCAGAAGAAGATAAAGGAATGCGGTGCTGTGATAGAATCCTTCGGCCTTCCAAAGTTCGTCCACGGGAAGCCGGAGCCAGAGGATATCGAGGCCGCCAAAAAAGCCCTCCAGCGGGCCAGAGAAGTCGTCTCAAGCGGAGAGTGGGATTTGGTTATCCTCGACGAGATATGCGTCGCCCTCGGCTTCAAGATGCTGGGCGTCGAGGAGGTGAAGGAGCTCATCGAAAACAAAGCCGAGAACACAGAACTCGTTCTTACCGGCCGCTACTGCCCGGAGGAACTCTTTGAGCTGGCGGACTACGTGACCGAGATGCGCGAGGTGAAACATCCCTACCAGAAGGGCGTCCTCGCCAGGAGGGGCGTGGAGTTCTGACTTCACCCTTTTCTTTCTAGAGAAGTTTCGACGTTAACCGAAAAGTTTTTTAGTTAGGAAAGCTTAAGATAAGCCGAGGAGATTTTAGTAACAATTCTTTAGAAAAGGGGGTGATAGAATGAGCGAGCTCATCGGCCAGATCGTGCAGGTTCTCAAGGAGCAGGTCGTTCAGGACACCGTTGTTCCCAGGAACATAAGGCGCGCCGCAGAGCAGGCCATCGAGGCCCTCCTGGACGAGAGCAAGGAGCCGGCCGTCAGGGCGGCGGATGCGATAGCCATCCTCGAGGAGATAAGCGAGGACCCGAACATGCCGATGCACACGAGGACGATCATCTGGGAGGTCCTCGGTGCCCTTGAGCAGGTCAAGTGAGCGTTTTCTTTTTACGCTCATTTCCCTGCGTTTTCTGACGGAATAAATGAACGGCAGGCTCACACTTTTCTGCCCATGTACCAGAGCTTCGCGCTCTCCTCGACGAGTTCGGCCTTGTAGAACGCCTCCCTGAGGGTTTTCCCCACGGTCACTATGCCGTGCTTGGCCATTATTGCTGCGTCTGAGTTCTGGAGGGCCCCTGAGGTGACCTCCGCCAGCTCTTCCGTCCCAGCGGGTCTGAACGGGGCTATCGGGATTCTTTTGAGGTATATCTCGGCCTCGGGGGTTATTATCGGCAGTTCGCCCTCCACCAGCGTCGAGGCGACGATGGAATACGGCGGGTGCAGATGAGCGATGGCCCTGACGTCGGGCCTCGTTCTGTAAACCGCGAGGTGAAGCCTGTACTCCGACGATGGCCTCACCCCGGAGACCTGCCTTCCGCTCATGTCGATTACGGCGACCTGTTCTGCCGTCATGTCGTCCATCACCGCCCCGGTGGCCTTGATGAATACGAGGTTTCCCCTCCTGATGCTCAGGTTTCCACCAAAGGCGGCAGTGAGTCCCCTCTCGTGGGCCAGCCTGGAGTACTTCATCAGTTGGGTTTTGATTGTCCTGCTCATTTTTTCACCACCCTCACGCCGTAGCCGCAGTCCCGGCAGTAGGCTTTCTCCCCCTTCCAGGCGAGCTCTCCGCCGCATATCGGGCAGGTGTGGGGGTCGCCGTTTTCCCTCCACCTCGAGTAGGTCTCGCGGTCTATGACGAGGAAGAGCCCCTCTGAATCCTCCTCGAAGTGGCCGAGAACGGGGTTGCTCTCTGGCTCGAGGGTCTTTTCGTCTATGATTATCGGTTCTATCCCGATGTTGCCCTCGTACTCGAGGTCATTGGCGGGCAGTATCTCCACGACGAAGGCACCCAGCTCCCTGTCCCTGTACGCTATGACCTCGAGGGCGTCGCTCAGCTCTCCGCTGGATGATATAACATCGATGACAACGTTCTCTCGGCGCGGGAACGCGAGGACGACCAGGAACTTTGTCCTGTATATCGCCATCCCCCTGTCGAGACAGCTCTCCTCGAGACCGAACTCCCTCATGAATTCCCTGATTTCGTCCCCCTCTGGAAGGCGGCCCTTCTCAAGTATAAGCTCGCCGATCCTCTTCGCAATGGGCATCGCGAGCGTGATCGGTTCGTACAGCTTCATGCTCCCACCCCCACTAAATCAGGAGAAAAATTTATAAACCTACCCGGGGCACTATGGAACGGGCAGAGGTCCCGCGGTAGCCTAGCCTGGGAGCGGCGGCGGACTGTAGATCCGCAGGTCCCCGGTTCAAATCCGGGCCGCGGGACCACCAGAAACCTTCTCCTGTTCTGGAAGTTCTGAACTGCGGCGTTCTCCCTACCGCACTCGATTTTGAGCGGGTGGTTTTCCAGGGTATCTTTTCGGGGTATCCAGTTAGGGGTATCGAGAAAAACTTTTAACCTTTGGCGTGTTGTTAAACTCTGGTGTTTAAAATGGGGAAGGGGAGCTTTCTAACCGAGCAGCAGATTAAAATTCTCAGGCTCCGCGCCAGGGGCCTCAAACAGAGCGAGATAGCCGAGATGCTCGGAACGAGCCGGGCCAACATAAGCATCCTTGAGAGGCGCGCACTTGACAAGATCGAGAAGGCCAGAAACACCCTCCTGATATGGGAGCAGATAAACTCCAAGATAAGCGTCGAGGTGAGGAAGGGGGAGGACATCTTCAACGTTCCGGAGAGGCTCTTCCTGAAGGCCGACGAGCTGGGGGTGAAGGTGCCGTACAGCACAGCGGAGATAATAGCCTTTCTCGTGGAGCACGCCCCGATAAGCGACAGGATAGCGAAGCGTGACTTCACGCTCTTCCTTGACGCCAAGGACAGGCTCAGGATAAGCGAGTGCCTACTTGAGGACTTCGATAAGGTGGGGAAGCAGGAGTGACGTGAAGACGCCGTTCAGGGCCATCGCAAGGCCGCTCACCGCCCCCGCGAGCTCATCGTCCAGTATTATCCTCGCCGTTCCAAGGCCGTGGGAGCCCACGCCCATCGCCAGACCGCGTGCTATTCTGTCCCGTACCCCCGTCGCGCTCAGCAGCTCCGGCCCGACCGCGTTCCCCATTATCCCGGTGAGTATCACGAGGACCGCGGTTAAAGCTGGAATGCCCCCTATCTTCTCGCTTATGCCGATTGCTATGGCCGTGGTAACGCTCTTTGGGGCTATGCTGAGG of Thermococcus celericrescens contains these proteins:
- a CDS encoding HEPN domain-containing protein; amino-acid sequence: MVSLHELKANAKEYLEDADHLFNKGHYNSALNLYFKALVAICDYIILRDTGKLPRNHTERFRILEAKYPEIYEVVDFHFNNYRRAYLMRATKEWVEVLKNDVHGLYTKI
- the cobO gene encoding cob(I)yrinic acid a,c-diamide adenosyltransferase; its protein translation is MSWKEKLGLVHIYTGNGKGKTTAALGLAVRMLGSGGRVIVLQFMKAPDVYGEQKKIKECGAVIESFGLPKFVHGKPEPEDIEAAKKALQRAREVVSSGEWDLVILDEICVALGFKMLGVEEVKELIENKAENTELVLTGRYCPEELFELADYVTEMREVKHPYQKGVLARRGVEF
- a CDS encoding UPF0147 family protein, producing the protein MSELIGQIVQVLKEQVVQDTVVPRNIRRAAEQAIEALLDESKEPAVRAADAIAILEEISEDPNMPMHTRTIIWEVLGALEQVK
- a CDS encoding aldolase, which gives rise to MSRTIKTQLMKYSRLAHERGLTAAFGGNLSIRRGNLVFIKATGAVMDDMTAEQVAVIDMSGRQVSGVRPSSEYRLHLAVYRTRPDVRAIAHLHPPYSIVASTLVEGELPIITPEAEIYLKRIPIAPFRPAGTEELAEVTSGALQNSDAAIMAKHGIVTVGKTLREAFYKAELVEESAKLWYMGRKV
- a CDS encoding Tfx family DNA-binding protein encodes the protein MGKGSFLTEQQIKILRLRARGLKQSEIAEMLGTSRANISILERRALDKIEKARNTLLIWEQINSKISVEVRKGEDIFNVPERLFLKADELGVKVPYSTAEIIAFLVEHAPISDRIAKRDFTLFLDAKDRLRISECLLEDFDKVGKQE